In Phormidium yuhuli AB48, one genomic interval encodes:
- a CDS encoding DUF1823 family protein — protein sequence MSDLPPLTTDTIWAILNKDLDNDTVNRLVWHYLGYRYDEAAQTWQTDQVAQDWRETYPEPPDFIEHRLPNVKLTRSIPKPNKQLLKEKLGFKGYKIGEFSPLETRRATMANWLLSYMVDQGLLS from the coding sequence ATGAGTGACCTACCTCCTCTAACAACGGATACCATTTGGGCCATCCTCAACAAAGATTTAGATAACGACACGGTTAATCGCCTGGTTTGGCATTATTTAGGCTATCGCTATGACGAGGCGGCGCAAACCTGGCAGACGGACCAGGTGGCTCAGGATTGGCGCGAAACCTATCCTGAACCTCCTGATTTTATTGAACATCGTCTCCCTAATGTCAAGTTAACTCGCTCAATTCCCAAACCGAATAAACAGCTTCTCAAGGAAAAGTTAGGCTTCAAAGGCTATAAAATTGGTGAGTTTTCTCCCTTGGAAACCCGCCGTGCGACAATGGCCAATTGGCTGCTGAGTTACATGGTAGACCAAGGTCTTCTCTCCTAA
- a CDS encoding CHAT domain-containing protein, translated as MLSSQLPSFNLAIAPLKTAQGSCPPDYAIWVLQAPYTGGYVHQDCPWSSSLGEAWQQWQQFFAVNPLPLSPALAAVGSSTSIDHLPDLEQSWPRSHSSRLMQELGLQLWQWLFSGAVEASFAQSQGIALGREVPLRLRLDIRASELIPLPWEIAQPRIGKAALALAPQLLFSRTTCDVDPLVLRRAQRSLNILLVLGKPQVEGDWASVSSPLLALDDEAQRLRAVFETGPSTSCQVPYQFDVLMQPTAAELTQQLQRQDYHIFLYAGHGATAPDGGLLFLGEETRLSGTELAQILVRSQVTLAVFNACWGAQLDSHGDHCIPRSSVAEVLLHHGVPAALAMRDAIADTEALSFIEEFAGAIAQGHPIERAVAIARQQLLTLYKFNQPAWTLPVLYLHPEFDGYLLETPSPLSPDQMPTELPEDASTTLKGPQINAYLTPQGSSASSKSGFKLRGGLMRLGRSQENEGVLEEPWVSQHHAEIVRRHVPQQSPSYVLRDFSRYGTLVQQEGDWRKIHHQEVVLTSGMILKFGSSQGQPWQFRLAE; from the coding sequence ATGCTCTCTTCTCAGTTGCCCAGTTTTAACCTGGCGATCGCCCCTCTCAAGACGGCTCAGGGGAGTTGCCCCCCCGACTATGCCATTTGGGTTTTACAAGCCCCCTATACCGGGGGCTATGTCCATCAAGATTGTCCTTGGTCTTCCTCCTTGGGTGAAGCTTGGCAGCAATGGCAACAGTTCTTTGCGGTCAATCCCCTCCCCCTCTCCCCGGCCTTGGCCGCGGTGGGTTCGTCAACCTCCATAGATCACCTGCCAGACTTGGAGCAGTCCTGGCCCAGGAGTCACAGCAGCCGTTTGATGCAAGAGTTGGGGTTGCAGTTGTGGCAATGGTTGTTTTCAGGGGCAGTCGAGGCCAGTTTTGCTCAAAGTCAGGGGATTGCCCTGGGCCGTGAGGTGCCCCTGCGCTTGCGGTTGGACATTCGCGCGTCGGAACTGATACCGTTACCTTGGGAAATTGCTCAACCCCGGATTGGCAAAGCGGCTCTCGCGCTGGCACCGCAACTGCTGTTCAGCCGCACCACCTGTGATGTTGACCCCTTGGTGTTGCGGCGGGCCCAGCGATCGCTCAACATTCTGCTGGTGTTGGGGAAGCCTCAGGTTGAGGGAGATTGGGCCTCGGTGTCCAGCCCCCTGTTAGCACTAGATGATGAGGCGCAACGGTTACGGGCCGTTTTTGAGACAGGTCCTTCCACATCGTGTCAGGTTCCTTACCAGTTTGATGTTTTAATGCAGCCGACGGCGGCGGAGTTGACCCAACAGTTACAGCGTCAGGACTATCATATTTTTCTCTATGCGGGTCATGGGGCCACGGCCCCGGACGGGGGACTGTTGTTCTTGGGAGAGGAAACCCGCCTGAGTGGGACAGAACTGGCTCAGATTTTGGTGCGATCGCAGGTGACTCTGGCGGTCTTTAATGCCTGCTGGGGAGCGCAATTGGATTCTCATGGTGATCATTGTATTCCTCGCAGTAGTGTGGCGGAGGTCTTGCTTCATCATGGGGTTCCGGCGGCCCTGGCCATGCGGGATGCGATCGCCGATACGGAGGCGTTGAGTTTCATCGAAGAGTTTGCTGGAGCCATTGCTCAGGGCCATCCTATTGAGCGGGCCGTGGCGATCGCCCGTCAACAACTCCTAACCTTATACAAATTTAATCAACCGGCCTGGACATTACCGGTGCTATACCTTCATCCAGAGTTTGATGGCTATCTCCTGGAGACCCCCAGCCCCCTATCACCGGACCAAATGCCCACGGAGTTACCCGAAGACGCCTCGACAACGCTCAAGGGTCCTCAGATTAACGCTTATCTAACCCCCCAAGGGTCTTCAGCCTCCTCCAAATCAGGCTTTAAATTGCGAGGGGGATTGATGCGTCTCGGACGCAGTCAGGAGAATGAAGGGGTTTTAGAGGAACCTTGGGTGTCCCAACATCATGCGGAAATTGTGCGGCGACATGTACCGCAGCAGAGTCCGAGTTATGTTCTGCGAGACTTTTCGCGGTATGGCACCTTGGTTCAGCAGGAGGGGGATTGGCGCAAAATCCATCATCAGGAAGTGGTCCTAACCTCGGGGATGATTCTCAAGTTTGGCAGTTCTCAGGGACAACCGTGGCAGTTTCGCCTGGCGGAATGA